The following DNA comes from Methanosarcina vacuolata Z-761.
CTTTTGTCAGTGAATTTTACTTTCAGTGGTGCATATCCTGAAGTTGGGGATGCAGAGAATGCAGCAACAGGTTTTACAGGAGCTGTTTTTACAGTTATATAGTTCTTTATTGTTTTTGTGTTTGTTCCAGCTGCATTCTTTACTGTTAGACTGACAGTGTATTTTCCGGCTTTAGCGTACGTGTGTGCAGGATTCCTGGATGTTGAAGTTTTTCCATCTCCAAAGTTCCATTTCCATGAGGTTGGAGAACCTGTGCTCTTATCAGAAAACTGAACCTTAAGGGGCAAATTTCCAGAAGTTGGAGATGCAGAAAAAGCAGCTACAGGGAGGTCTGAACCGAGAGTAGCCATGTAGATGTCGCCGGTTACATAACGGTCACTATATTGCCATACTATATTATTACCGTAAATAGCAGGATAGTATGCCGATTCTTTGGCGCTAATTTTCATTTCCTGTTTAGTGGAAATATCATACATGTAGATACCATGATTTGTATTACCATCATCTCCACTATCATCCTCCCACACTATCTTATTGCCATAGATAACAGGACACGCCTGAACACCTGAAATGTTAGTTATCTGAGTTTCTTTTTTAGTAGAAAGATCATACATGTAGATATCATCATACATGTTATCCGACCAATTGAAATCTGCACTATAAACTATCTTGCCGTCGTAAATTTCAGGCACACCAATCTGGCCTTTACCCCAGTAGGCTTTAGCGATTTGAGTTCGGGTTTTTGTGGAAAGGTCATACATGTAGATATAGTAGTTTCCACCGTTGAATGCGTCAAAGTCTAACCACACTATCTTATCACCATAAATGGAAGGACCGTGTGCTGAGCTTTCCGTTGGTATTTGAGTTTCCTTTTTTGTGGAAAGATCATACATGTAGAGGTCATACCAACTTTCCCTCTCATTAAAAGCCTGCTTGACATACACTATCTTGTTTCCATAGATGTCAGGCGTCGATGCTGCACCGCTTGTAGGAATCCGAGTTTGTTTTTTTGTAGAGAGGTCTTCCATATAAATGTCATGACCTCCGTTGCGCCCATCCTCCCAAACTACCAGATTTCCATAAATAGCAGGAGTTATCTGATCTGTTGTATTGGTAGTGTGAATTTCTTTTTTAGTTGAGAGATCAAATATATATATATCCCAGTTTCCATTGCGGTTATCCTGCCACACTATATTGTTTCCATAGATATCTGGATTGGATGCCGTTCCATGGTCGGTTATCCGAGTTTCAGTGATTGCAGACGATGAAGCTGCTGATGCCGTAGATGGAATCAGAATTAAAAATAAAATCAGAACTGTTAATACTGAGGTTACTGAATATAATTTTTTGTTAATTTTCATTATCCTACTCCTTTTTTTTATAGATTTACCATATAAAAATGTTAATATTTTTAAGTTGTTTATATTCTTAAACTTTTTTATTAAAACCCTAAATTTGTAAAAATCAGGCAAGTGTAAAAAATTCTAGAAAGGTTTGTCATGGAATAAGTATAGAAGAGAGGCAAATATGCAAAGAAATATCTGGCTGCACTGGTGCAAAGAAGTAGGAGGAGAATTTTGAAAATCTTAAACAAGCTGAAAATAAATTAATAAACTGGATTATGAGAGTTAGTTACTGAAAATTGTAAAAAAAGGTAATTCTCAAGTCTGACTAAAAGAATACTTTTGCTTTTTTAGTAAGACTTGCTCGATGACTCTCACTGTCCTTTATCCTTTACTTTTTTACTGTTTTTAATTTAGGGAATTCATTATTTACTGAACTTTAATATATCCAGAAATAGTTTTAGTATTACTGCCTTTAGCATTCTTTACTGTCAAACTAACGGTATACTTCCCTACATTTGAATAGTTATAAGCTGGACTTTTGGCTGTTGAGTTTGTCTCGTCTCCAAAAATCCATTACCATGAAGTTGGTAAACCTGTACTTCTGTCATAAAACTGTACCTTAAGTGGGGCTTTTCATGGATTTGGAGATTCCAAAAAAGCAGCAACAGAAAATATCGGGCCTTCGATTATCTTGTTTCCGCTGATTTCGGGGTTTTGAACATTTTTGACTGTGACTCCGGAGGATGAATTTGAGGTATTCACATTTTTTAAGATATTATTTTGTATTTTCACAGCACCATTTTTCAAGGAATTCCCATCGATATATATTCCTTCCCGGCCCAGGTTTTCAAAAGTGTTTTTAGAAATATCTGAGTTTACCCCGTTTATTAGAAACTTCTGATACACTCCCTGATGAGATAGATTGCTAAAAGTGTTCTCATTTATTACTATATCCTTGAAACCTCCGTAAAATGGGAAAATAATTCCACGCATCCCACTGTTTTGAATATTATTCCTTATTATAAGCGTCTCATCCGTTCCATTTCCTCCTTCATACATATTACCCAACATATCATTAAATGTGTTATTTTCGTAAACGTGTACTCCGTTACCTACAGCGCCACGTGCAAATATCCCTCCATATCCGCCAAAAACTTCATTGTTAGAGAAAGTAGACTGTTGTGTGCCATCTGAAAATGCAAAATAGAATGGAAGCTCTTGCGGTGACCGGTATTCCAGAAATGTACAATAGTACAGGGTTTCAGATGTTATTTGCGGGTATATCTTGTTTCTAGTTACTACAAAATTAATAGTATCAGCGTGAGCATCAACAACATTAGAGCCGGTGATACTTGCTCCTATTAGAGTATTGTTGGCAATAAAGACATCTCGACTTAAAGACTTGAGTTCAGCTGAATTTCCTGTTATAGCATGCCTGCAATTCTCTATGTGATTCTGTTCTATATTGACAAAAGCCGTACCGCTAGCTACGTTTACACCGTACCCAGAATTAGGGAGAGTTGAATTGTAAATCTCATTATTATTAACACTCACATTAAAACAGGAGTACAGACAAATAGCACCGAAACCACATTCATTAAACCAGGAGTCAGTGACAGAACTATCCTTGCAATATTGCATAGCCAGTCCATGATGAGACATAGCCTCACCTGTATCCTCTAGCCTTATATTTTTTATATGTATTTGAACAGGTCTGTACACCTCGACATTTACAGTCTCGGATAATTTGTAGTCTCTAAGAAGTGGTTGATTTAAAGTAACAACATTTCCTGTTACACTTTTAACAGCATAAATTTCTCCTGTCATTTGATCAGGATAATTATCAGGATAATTTGAAGGGCACCAAGGAACATTTTTCCAGATTTTAATTAAGTCATTCTTGCTAACCTTGGAAGCATCAGTTAAGACCACTTGAGATGAGTCTTTCCTGGCATCAGTACTCAGGGTTCCGCTTGTGATCTGTGATCCACCGAAATAAATATCGTTATATTCTGTATTAGAAGTTTGAATGTGAAGAGTTACGTTTCCTTCTCCTATTATATTCAGGTTTTTATTTTTTTGATATATTCCTTTTGTGATATAATAGTCCCCTTTGCGGATAGTTATTGTATCCCCACTTTTTGAGTAATCCAGTGCCGCTTGAATACAGGCTGCGTCGTTTGCATAGTTAGGTGTATGAAAAAAACCTGGTTCAGCGGGTCCAGTTTCTTTGTCAATCACGCTATTTGCCGCCAAAGCTGCAGGGCTAATTAACACAAGACAAAAAAGAGTAAGGATAAATATTGTCGTAAAATCTTTAAAATTTTTCATTGAAGATTCCTCCTAAACCTGTTTAACTTATAACCTATTTGAAAAGTGTTATGATCACTGACTTTTACAACTAGTATATCGAGTTTCAAATATATATATATAATAAGGAAATAAACACAGTTTATGACGCAAATATTATTTTAAAGTCACATGGAATTTTGTAACACGGAAAATGCAGCCGGTCGCAGAGTGATTCTATCTGGATATTACAACCACGGAAAACACGGAAGAAACACGCCTTTACTACTGATTTCCGTGTCTTCCGTGCTTTCAGTGGTTTTCAAAAAATTCATTTCTGACATACTTTGGAATCGATGCACTAGCATATTCAGAACTGGAGTGTGCACTCAATATTAGAGGTCGGTTCTAACTTAATATGCCGGTGTTGGCCTTTCAGAAGACTCTAAGAGGATTTCAACAAGATAAGATTAAAAAATTTCGTATCCTCTTTACATTTCGACCCTCTCTCAAAAAAAGGTGATTTTTGCAACAACTAAACAAACTTATTGAATCAGATATGGGCACATGCTCAACAAAATCAATGATTTCAACTTGAATCCTAAAGCATTCAAAAAACTTGATAAATATTAGGGAAATCGGTGCAATTTGTTACTATTTCCCACTTAACCGAAGACGCATGAATTTTAGTTTACAGTTTTTAGTCTTCCTTCCTACCATATCCCCCGCCGCCTGGGGTTTCGATCACAAAAAGTTCTCCTGACTTCAGCTCAACTTCGGCCTGACCTCCAATGTCGAGAACACTACCGTCCCTGCGGACAATTGCGTTTCTTCCGCATTTTGCAGGCATTCCACCTTTGAGCCCGAAAGGCGGGAATTTCCTGTGGCTTGAAAGAATGGCAGCATTCATATCTTTCAGGAACCTGAGCTTTCGGACAACCCCGTTTCCACCTCTGAACTTGCCATCTCCACCGCTTCCTTCCCGGATGGAAAATTCCTCAAGCAAAATCGGAAACCTTGTTTCAAGTATTTCAGGGTCGGTAATTCTGGAATTGGTCATGTGCGTATGCACAGCATCAGTTCCTGAAAAGCCCGGACCTGCCCCGGAACCTCCACAAATGGTCTCATAGTACTGAAAATCATCATTCCCGAAGGTGAAATTATTCATTGTACCCTGGGAAGCCGCAAGCGTGCCAAGAGCTCCGAAAAGGGCATCAACAATGTACTGCGAGGTTTCAACGTTTCCTGCAACAACAGCAGCCGGCGGCTCGGGCCTTAGCAGGGAACCCTCAGGAATAATAATCTCAAGCGGCCTCAGGCAGCCTGCATTCAGGGGAATATCACTTTTTACAAGCGTCCTGAAGGCATAAAGTACAGCAGCTATGCAAACCGATGCGGGAGCATTGAAATTATTTGAGAGCTGTGGAGAAGTACCTGTAAAATCAATTATAGCACCCCTACGCCTGCGGTCAATTGTGACCTTCACTTTAATTGCATTCCCGTCGTCAAG
Coding sequences within:
- a CDS encoding PKD domain-containing protein, which produces MKINKKLYSVTSVLTVLILFLILIPSTASAASSSAITETRITDHGTASNPDIYGNNIVWQDNRNGNWDIYIFDLSTKKEIHTTNTTDQITPAIYGNLVVWEDGRNGGHDIYMEDLSTKKQTRIPTSGAASTPDIYGNKIVYVKQAFNERESWYDLYMYDLSTKKETQIPTESSAHGPSIYGDKIVWLDFDAFNGGNYYIYMYDLSTKTRTQIAKAYWGKGQIGVPEIYDGKIVYSADFNWSDNMYDDIYMYDLSTKKETQITNISGVQACPVIYGNKIVWEDDSGDDGNTNHGIYMYDISTKQEMKISAKESAYYPAIYGNNIVWQYSDRYVTGDIYMATLGSDLPVAAFSASPTSGNLPLKVQFSDKSTGSPTSWKWNFGDGKTSTSRNPAHTYAKAGKYTVSLTVKNAAGTNTKTIKNYITVKTAPVKPVAAFSASPTSGYAPLKVKFTDKSANSPTSWKWNFGDGKTSTSKSPTYTYSKAGKYTVSLTVKNAAGSSTKTIKNYIVVNALKAPVAAFSASPRSGKAPLKVQFTDKSSNSPTSWKWSFGDGTYSTAKNPAHKYSKAGKYTVSLTVKNAKGSNTKTISGYIVVSK
- a CDS encoding PKD domain-containing protein, giving the protein MFGDETNSTAKSPAYNYSNVGKYTVSLTVKNAKGSNTKTISGYIKVQ
- a CDS encoding right-handed parallel beta-helix repeat-containing protein, with translation MKNFKDFTTIFILTLFCLVLISPAALAANSVIDKETGPAEPGFFHTPNYANDAACIQAALDYSKSGDTITIRKGDYYITKGIYQKNKNLNIIGEGNVTLHIQTSNTEYNDIYFGGSQITSGTLSTDARKDSSQVVLTDASKVSKNDLIKIWKNVPWCPSNYPDNYPDQMTGEIYAVKSVTGNVVTLNQPLLRDYKLSETVNVEVYRPVQIHIKNIRLEDTGEAMSHHGLAMQYCKDSSVTDSWFNECGFGAICLYSCFNVSVNNNEIYNSTLPNSGYGVNVASGTAFVNIEQNHIENCRHAITGNSAELKSLSRDVFIANNTLIGASITGSNVVDAHADTINFVVTRNKIYPQITSETLYYCTFLEYRSPQELPFYFAFSDGTQQSTFSNNEVFGGYGGIFARGAVGNGVHVYENNTFNDMLGNMYEGGNGTDETLIIRNNIQNSGMRGIIFPFYGGFKDIVINENTFSNLSHQGVYQKFLINGVNSDISKNTFENLGREGIYIDGNSLKNGAVKIQNNILKNVNTSNSSSGVTVKNVQNPEISGNKIIEGPIFSVAAFLESPNP